DNA from Streptomyces rishiriensis:
CTCCGGCATCCAGCCCGGCGACCGGGTCGGCCTGATGTCGCGCACCCGCTACGAGTGGACGCTGCTCGACTTCGCCATCTGGTGCGCGGGCGCGGTCACCGTGCCGGTGTACGAGACCAGTTCCCCGGAGCAGGTGCAGTGGATCCTCTCCGACTCGGGCGCGACCGCCGTCGTCGTCGAGCTGGACGGCCACACGGCGGCCGTGGAGTCGGTGCGCGAGTCGCTGCCGGCCCTGAAACACGTCTGGCAGATCGAGGCCGGGGGTGTCGAGGAGCTCGGGCGGCTCGGCAGGGACGTCTCCGACGAGGTCGTCGAGGAGCGCAGCTCGCAGGCCAGGGCGGACGACCCGGCGACCATCGTGTACACGTCCGGCACGACGGGTCGGCCCAAGGGCTGTGTGCTGACCCACCGCAGTTTCTTCGCCGAGTGCGGCAACGTCGTGGAGCGGCTGCGGCCGCTGTTCCGCACGGGCGAGTGCAGCGTCCTGCTCTTCCTCCCGCTCGCGCACGTCTTCGGCCGTCTGGTGCAGATCGCCCCGATGATGGCGCCGATCAAGCTGGGCACGGTCCCGGACATCAAGAACCTCACCGACGAGCTGGCCGCCTTCCGGCCGACGCTCATCCTGGGCGTGCCGCGGGTCTTCGAGAAGGTCTACAACTCGGCGCGCGCCAAGGCGCAGGCGGACGGCAAGGGCGCGATCTTCGACAAGGCGGCGGACACCGCGATCGCCTACTCCAGGGCGCTGGAGCTGCCGGCGGGACCGCCGCTCGGTCTGAGGATCAAGCACAAGGTCTTCGACCGGCTGGTCTACAGCAAGCTGCGCGCGGTCCTCGGCGGCAAGGGCGAGTACGCGATCTCCGGCGGCGCCCCGCTGGGTGAGCGCCTCGGTCACTTCTTCCGCGGCATCGGCTTCACCGTCCTGGAGGGCTACGGACTGACGGAGTCCTGCGCCGCCACCGCCTTCAACCCCTGGGACCGGCAGAAGATCGGCACGGTCGGTCAGCCGCTGCCCGGCTCGGTCGTGAGGATCGCGGACGACGGGGAGGTGCTGCTGCACGGCGAGCACCTGTTCAAGGAGTACTGGAACAACCCGGGCGCGACCGCCGAGGCACTGGCCGACGGCTGGTTCCACACCGGTGACATCGGCACCCTCGACGAGGACGGCTACCTCCGGATCACCGGGCGCAAGAAGGAGATCATCGTGACCGCGGGCGGCAAGAACGTCGCGCCGGCCGTGATCGAGGACCGGATCCGGGCGCACGCGCTGGTCGCGGAGTGCATGGTGGTGGGCGACGGACGGCCGTTCGTGGGCGCGCTGGTCACCATCGACGAGGAGTTCCTGGGCCGCTGGGCTTCCGACCACGGCAAGCCGGCGGGTTCGACCGCGGCGTCGCTGCGCGGGGACGCCGACCTTCAGGCCGCCATCCAGTCGGCGATCGACGACGGCAACGCCGCGGTCTCGAAGGCGGAATCGGTGCGGAAGTTCCGCATTCTCTCCTCCCAGTTCACGGAGGACTCGGGCCACCTCACGCCGTCGCTGAAGCTCAAGCGCAATGTCGTGGCGAAGGACTACGCGGGTGAGATCGAGGCGATCTACGCCAAGTAGCCTCCTCCCCCCGCCTGATGACGGAGCGTCATGGCGCGGTGTCCTCCACGAGGACCCGCGCCATCGTGCGTTCGGCGAGCGCGGTGATGGTGACGAACGGGTTCACCCCGATGTTGCCGGGCACCAGTGAGCCGTCGGTGACGTACAGCTTCGAATAGCCCTTCACCCGGCCGTAGTCGTCGGTCGCCTTCCCCAGCACGCAGCCACCGAGCGGGTGGTACGTGAAGTCGTCGGCGAAGACCTTGTTGGACGAGCCGAAGAGGTCGTAGCGGTAGAGGGTGGAGTTCGCCGCGTTGATCCGGTCGAACAGTTTCTTGGCCATGCCCGAGGAGACGGCGCTCTGCGCGGCGCTCCAGCCGAGCTTCACCCCGCCCGAGGCGGCGTCGTACGTGAACGCCGCCCGCTGCGGGTTCTTGGTGATCGCCAGATAGAGGCTGACCCAGTGCTCGAGTCCCATCGGCAGCGGCGCGATCTCAGCGAAGACGGGGTTGGCGGTGTTCGCCCAGTCGTCGATGCCCATGACCGGCATGGTCGACTGGTTGGCCCCGACGGTGTCCCACAGGTGGTTGGCCCGCCCGAGCATCACGTTGCCGTTGTTCCCCCAGCCCGCCCCGACGGATCCGTCCAGCGCGGGCAGTGTGCCCGTGTCCCTGGCCCGGACGAGGAGTTCGCTGGTCCCGAGGCTGCCGCCGCCGAGGAAGAGGTACGTGCAGCCGTACTGCCTGGTCTCGACGACCTTGCCCGTGCCGTCGATGCGGTCGGCGGTCAGGAGGTACGTCCCGTCGCTCGCCCGGCTGATCCCGCGCACCTTCTCCATGGTGTGGATGGTGACGTTCCCGGTGCCCAGCGCCGACGCCAGATACGTCTTGTCGAGGCTCTTCTTGCCGTGGTTGTTGCCGTAGATGACCTCCTGTCCGAGGGCGGACTTCGTCGCCGTGCCGGCCGCCTCGCGCTGCATGTAGGCGAAGTCGTAGACGCTGGGCACGAAGGTGGTGCGCAGACCGGCGTTGGCCGCGTGCCTGCGGGAGACGCGGGAGAACCGGTACCACTCGGTCGACTCGAACCAGGCGGGGTCGACGGTGTTGACGCCGAGCATGGCGCGGGCGCGCGGGAAGTACGTCGCGTACATCTCCGTCGCGTCGACGGTGGGGAACTGCTCGGCGAACCAGGACGGGAGCGGGGTGACCGCCATGGAGCCGTTGACCAGGGAGCCGCCGCCGACCCCGCGGCCCACGAAGACGGACATGTGGTCGAAGTGCACGCGGTCCAGGACGCCCGGGTAGAGGCCGACGTCCTTGTTGACGACGTCCAGCCACAGGAAGCTGGCCAGCGGCGCCTCGGTGCGGGTGCGGAACCACATGGACCGCTGATCGGGGTCGGCGGTGCTGCAGAAGATTTTGCCGTCGGGGCCGGCCGTGTTCCACAGCCGGCCCATCTCGAGGACGACGGTGCGGATGCCGGCCTGCCCGAGGCGCAGGGCGGCGACGGCGGCGCCGTAGCCGGAGCCGACGACGACGGCGGGGGCGGATTCGACCGCCGCGGGCTCGGCCGCGCGGGCCGACTGGAGGCCGACGCGGGTGAAGCCGAGCGCGGCCGCCGTCTGGAGGGCGGCCATACCGAGGATTTGACGTCTTGTCAGCTGACTGCCAGTCAGCTGACGCCGTATCAGTTCTGCTGTCATGTGCGCAGCATCGGCGGATTATCCGCCTCCGCCTAGGGCGCGGCCGGAAAAGCTAGAGCAACGTCTTCAACTTCTCCGCCAGCAGGTCCCACCGCCACTTCTCCTCCACCCAGGCGCGCCCCCGCTCCCCCATCCGGCGGCGCAGCTCCGCGTCCCCGAGCAGGGCGACGATGCGCTCGGCCGTGTCGGCCGGGGAACCGCCCCGCACGACCCACCCCGTCTCCCCGTCGAGCACCGCGTCGGGCGCCCCGCCCGAGTCCCCGGCGACGACGGGCAGTCCGGTCGCCGACGCCTCCAGGTAGACGATCCCGAGCCCTTCGACGTCGAGTCCGCCCCGCCGGGTCCGGCAGGGCATCGCGAAGACGTCCCCGGCGCCGTAGTGCGCGGGCAGCTCCGACCAGGGCACCGACCCGGTGAAGCGCACCGCGTCCGCCACCCCGCGCTCATGCGCGAGCCTGCGCAGGTCCTTCTCGTACGGCCCGCCCCCGACGATCAGCAGCACCGCCTCGGGCTCTGCGGCCAGGATCCGCGGCATGGCGAGGATCAGCGTGTCCTGCCCCTTGCGCGGCACGAGCCGCGAGACGCACACCACCACCGGCCGGTCGGTCAGCCCGAGCCGCGCCCGCACCTCCCCGCCGCCCGATCCCGGGTGGAAGGTCTTCTCGTCGACGCCCGGCGGCAGCTGCACCATCCGTCCGGCCGCCCCGGCGCTCAGCGCGGTCGCGATCCGCGAGCGGGTGTACTCGCCGAGATAGGTGATCGTGTCCGTGCCCTCGCCGATCCGGCCGAGGAGCTGCCGGGCGGCGGGCAGCTGCGCCCACCCGGCCTCGTGCCCGTGGGTCGTGGCCACCAGCCGCTCGGCGCCCGCCTTCCGCAGCGCCGGCGCCATCAGCCCGAGCGGCGCGGCCGCCCCGAACCACACCGACGCGCACCCGTGCTCCCGCAGCAGCCCGACGGCCCGGCGGGTCGCCCCGGGGGTGGGCAGCAGCATCGTCGTGGAGTCCCGTACGACGGTGAAGGGCTGCTCGGCGTCGAAGGCGGCCGTCGCCTCGGCACCCTCGCGGGAACGCTTCCAGGTGGACGCGTAGACGACGAGCCGGTCGGGGTCGAGCCGGAGCGCCATGTTGTGCAGGAACGCCTGGATGCCGCCCGGACGGGGCGGGAAGTCGTTCGTCACGATCAGGGTCTTGTGCATCGCAGCCGACCCTATCCAAACGTCGTTCACAGCCGCGTCCGACCGCGCCTCACAGCCCCGCGGGAGATCATGTGGGCCATGGAGACGACGGCCGCGGGACGGCCCCCGACCTGCCTGCTGACCACCTGGGGCGTGACCCGGCTCGCGCTGCTGCTCTTCGTCTTCAGGGTGTTCCTCTTCCCCGGCCCGGACGTCACCAGCGACGTCTTCGTCACCTACCGGGGCTGGTACGACGTGCTGAGCACCGGTACGTTCCCGGCCGCCGACGTCACCTGGCAGTACCCGCCCGCCGCCGCCCTCGCGATCCTCTCCCCCGGTCTGCTGCCCTTCCTCGACTACGCGTCGGCCTTCTTCGTCCTGGCCTTCCTCGCCGACCTGGCGGTCCTCATGCTGCTGCTGAACACGGGGCTGCGCCCCGGCCGGTCGCTGCGCGGCGCCTGGATGTGGGTGGCGGGCGTGCCGCTGCTCGGACCCACCGTCTACTCCCGCTACGACGTGATGGTGACGGCGGTCGCGGTCGCCGCGCTGGTCGCGGGCGTCCGCAGGCCCCGGGTGATGGGCGCGCTGACGGGTCTCGCGGTACTGCTGAAGGTGTGGCCCGCGCTGCTGCTGGCGGGGGCCGTGCGCAAACGGGCCTGGGGCGCCGCGGCGGTGACCGTCGGCGCGCTGGCGGCGCTGTTCGCCCTGGCCATGCCCGGCGCCTTCGCCTTCCTCACCTTCCAGCGCGACCGGGGCACCGAGGTGGAGTCGCTGGGCGCCCTCGCCCTCCATGTGGCCCGGCAGTTCGGCTGGCAGGGCCGGGTGCTGCTCCACTACGGCTCACTGGAGTTCCTCGGCCCGTACGTCGGGGTGGTGAGCGACGTGGCCCTGGGGCTGACGGCGGTCGCGTTCGGCTGGCTGCTGCTGTGGCGGCTGACGGCGAAACGCTTCGCGCCGCAGACGCTCGCGGAGGCGGCGTTCACGGCGGTCCTGCTGTTCACCGTCACCAGCCGGGTGATCAGCCCGCAGTACCTGGTGTGGCTGATCGGGCTCGCGGCGGTCTGCCTGTGCTTCCGCGCCGGCCGGATGGGCCTGCCCGCCGTCCTGGTCCTGGCCGCGTCCTTCGTGACGGTGCTGGAGTTCCCCGTCTTCTTCGCGGACGTCGTCGCCAGCAGTCCGCTCGGCCTCGCCCTGCTGTTCCTGCGCAACGGCCTGCTGGTGGCCGCCGCGCTCACCGCGGCCGTACGGCTGTGGCGCTCGACGGCGCCGAGGGCCGCCACCGGCGCTTCCGCCGCCGGTCGGGCCGCCCGCGGCAGCGAGCCCGCGGTCTCTCCCTGACGCCCCGGCCACGCCCGCCGCAGGCCCACCCGCACGCCGCCCACCGCACCCCCATGGCGAGCCCCGGCGCCGGGCGCACCCCGGGCAGCCCGATCCCCGACAGCACGTACGCCGACGGCAGCTGTACGGCCGCGCCGAGCAGGCAGGCGTGCCCCGGCGCCGGCTGGACTTCGTCGGGACGCCCACGGGCTTCCGCCGTGCCGAGGGGAATCCCGTACCGGCGGAGGAGGCGAAGGACCTGTTCCGGCAGGGCATGCCGTGGGGGGCCGGGGCGACCGGCGAGGCGGAGCGGGCCCGGCCGCGCGGGGCGATCGAGCGGCTCACTCAGGCGAGCCGAGCCTTCAGATAGCCCTGCCAGTCCGCCGTGAACTGCGCGAGGGAGGCGCCCAGCACGCTCTCCAGCGCGCCCTCCACCGCCCCCGGCCGCTTCCGGTGCTCCCCCACCGCCCGGTAGAACGCGTCCAGCTTCACCTCGCCCCACCGCTCGGCGATCATCCGGCAGGCCAGCCAGCCGCCCTCGTACGCCTGGGCCAGCCGCTCGGCGTCGCCGGAGAAGGCGAAGTCCGCGTCGGCGGGCAGCGCCGCCGGGACGGTGCCCTCCGTGACGGCGTGCTGGAGTTCCGGGGCGACCTCCGCGGGGGTACGGCCGGCGCCGCGGTAGCCCACCCAGTCGGCGTACCCCTCGGACAGCCAGAGCGGGGTGGCCGCGTTCGTGTGGGCGCGCGTGGCGACATGCGTGGCCTCATGGGTGAGGACCACCTGCCGGCCGACCCTGCCGAGCATGCCGTAGGCGTCCGGGTTGACGATGATCCGGTCCGCGGGCGTCCTGGCCCCGCCGCCCGTCTCACCCGTGGTGACCGCGGCGATGCCCCGGTAGGAGGAGACCGGCGCGCCGAGCAGCCCCGCCATGCCCGCCAGCGACTTCGGCACGAGGACGACGAGGCGCCCTGCCCAGTCGGTGCCCCAGGCCGCCGACACCTCCGGAACGGCGTCGTCGGCCAGGTCGGCGAAGGACCGCAGCCGTGCGTCGGACTGCCCGACACCCAGCACGAGGCTGTGCACGCCCCGTACGGCCCGCACCGTGCCCTGGTCCCACAGCTGCTCGGCGGCCTTCGTCGCGGGCCTGTCCGAGGCCACCGACCACCGGCCGGCCGCGTCCCGGGTCAGGCGCAGGAGGCGGGCCGTGGTCACCGGGGCCCGGTCGTGGCCGTCGACGCGGTAGCTCAGTTCGGCGTCGGCGGTGGCGGTGTCCCCGCTGCGGTGGAGCGCCGTCACGCGATACGACCAGGCCGCCAGCGGAACGGCCCACACCGCGGCGTACCCGGAGGCGGCGCCGGTGGCCGCGTAGGCGGCCCGGTCATGGCCGAGGACCGCGGCGGCACGCCGGTCGAGAACCCGCTGCACAGCGGCCTTCGCGTCGTCCGCGGGGGCCCGCCCGCCGCAGCCGACCAGCGCGCCGAGGAGCGAGACGAGCAGCAGACAGAGCAGACAGAGCCCCAGGACCCCGGGTCCGCGCGCCCGCCCTCGACCAGCCATCCTCCCGATCGTACGGCGGCGGGTCCGCGCGGGCTCCGCTCAGGGCCGGGTGACGGACGAGACCGGCATCATCCCGACCGGGTCGTACCGCACCGGCGCGCCCGGATAGGGGGCGTGGATGACCTGCCCGTTGCCGACGTACATGCCGACATGACTGGCGTCGGAGCGGTACGTGACGATGTCGCCGGGCCGGGCCTGGGAGAGCGGCACCCGCCGGCCCGCGTGCGCCTGGGCCTGCGAGGTGCGCGGCAGCGAGATCCCGGCCTGCGCGTACGACCACTGCACGAGGCCCGAACAGTCGAAGCCGGTCGGCCCGTTGGCGCCCCACACGTACGGCTTGCCGAGCGCGGAGCGGACGGCGGCCACGGCGGCGCCCGCGCGGCCGGAGGCCGGGACGTCGCCCGGGAGACCGGGCATGGCGTCGCGGCCGGAGCGCGAGGCCCGGTCGAAGGCGGCGCGTTCGGCGCCCGGCAGGGCGTTGAGCAGCTGCCGCGCCTCGGCGAGCTTCTGCTCCACGGTCCGCTTGTGCCGCACCACGGCCTCGCGGCTCTTCTCCAGCTCGGCGAGCTTGCCCGCGGCCTCGGCGCGCTCCTGGGCGAGTTCCCGCATGGCGCCCTGGAGTTCCCTCAGCTCGCCCGCCTGGTGGGCGGTGATCCGGTCGAGGACCGACGCCTTGGCGAGGTAGTCCTCCGGGTCGTCGGAGAACAGCAGCGCCAGGGAGGGGTCGAGGCCACCGGATCGGTACTGGGCCCCGGCCAGCGAACCGAGCTGCTCGCGCAGGCCGTTGATGCGCTCCTGCTGCCGGGCGATGTGGTCCTGGGCGGTACCGACCTGTCCCCGCAGGGTGTCGGCGCGTTCGTCGGCCGTGTTGTACGCCTCGGTGGCCTTCTCGGCCTCCTCGTAGAGACGGTCCACCTCGGCGCGGGTGTCGTCGTGCGGAGCGGCCGTGGCCGGTACGGCGGACACGGCGCCGATTGCGGCGGCCGCGACGGACAGCACGCTCAGGGCGCTGCAGGCGCCCCGGTCGAACCCGGACTGTGCAAGGCGGCGATGGGACCCCACGGGAAGCCGCGCTCCTTCCACTGGCGGACAGGGAAACGCGGCAGACAGTAGCCCCGCGGTGGGGGGTCGGCCAAAGACCTCGGAGGCAACGCACAGTGACGCCCCGCCGCTGACGCAGGTCACCGGCGGGGCGTGGGGTCACATCTCGTTGTCATGATTCGCCCGTTCGGGCGGCTTGGTGTCCCGGTCCAGGGTCCGATCAGATCCGGACGCCGAACTGGAACGGCATGTTGTTGATCGACTCGTAGCGCACGACCGTGCCGGAGCGCGGGGCGTGCAGCACCTGGCCGTTGCCCGCGTAGAAGCCGACGTGGTGCTGGTCGCCGTAGAAGATGACCAGGTCGCCGACCTTGAGGGCGCTCTGGGAGTAGATGCGCGTTCCGGCGTTCGCCTGGGCCTGCGAGGTGCGCGGGATGGCGACGCCGGCCTGGGCGTAGGCCCAGGAGGTCAGACCCGAGCAGTCGTACGAGGCGGTGCCGGTGGCGCCGTAGACATAGGGCTTGCCGAGCTGGCTCTGGGCGGCCTGGAAGGCGGCCATGGCCCGGCCGGAACCCGCCGGGGCGTCGCCGAGGTCCACGCGGTCGCCGGCGTCGCGGCTGGCGCGGGCGTCGGCGGCGGCGAGGGACGCCTGCTCCTTGGCCGTCAGCGTGTTGAGGAGCTTGCGCGCCTCGGCGAGCTTGCCCTGGACTTCCTTCTTCTTCTTGCCCAGTTCGGTGCGGGTGGAGGCGAGGTCCTTGAGCTTCGTGGAGGCCTCGCTGCGCTCCTGGGCGAGCTCGCGCTGCTTCTCCTGGATCTTCTTCAGCGCCTCGACCTGCTGGGCGCTGAGCTGGTCGGCGGTGGACGCCTTGTCCAGGAAGTCGTCGGGGTCCGAGGAGAGGAGCAGCTGCACGGAGGAGTCGATGGACCCGGTGCGGTACTGGGCGGCCGCCGCCAGACCCATGGAGTCACGCAGCTCATTGAGCTCCGCCTGCCCCCGGGCGACGTTGTCCTGGATGGTGGAGATCTCCTTCTGGAGCTTCTCCTGCTTCTCCTGGGCCCCGTTGTACTTCTCGGTGGCCTGCTCCGCCTCTTCGTAGAGCTTGTCGACCTTGGTCTTGACCTCGTCCTTGGTGAGCTTCTCGGCGGGCGCCGCGTTGGCTGCCTGAGAGCTCAGAACGACGGCAGCGGCGGCTGCGGTGGTCAGCACGGTCACACGTGCGCGACTCGGCTGCTTCGGTCGACGGTGGGACGCCACGGAGACGGGCTCCTTCTTTTGAGTGATCACCCGTGTGGAGATTCGAGCCCTGACCTTAGTGACCTCGCCGTGATCAGTTCAAATCCTCAGGAGAAAAAAACCCATCACGCAACGCAGTTTTTTCAATCAACTCACATGCAGTCATGCTCGATTGACGCTACGTTGCGTGACGATCCAGCCAATTCAGGCATTGTGCACGCAACTTCGACGTTCAGGACAGTCGCTTCAGAAGCACCGCGGAAGCCACCGGTCGGGCACCCGCCTTGGCGATCCCGTCGGCCACCTCGCGGTCGGTCGAGGCGACGATGACCGGCCGGCCCGGCGGCTCGGCCCGCACCAGCTGACGGATCAGCTCGTCGGCCGTGACACCCGGCTTGGAGAACAGCACCCGCACCCCGCGCGGCGGCGCGAGCAGCACCGGAGCGACCAGTTCGGCCCCGTCGAAGACGCAGGTGACCTCGGCGCCCGTCTGCGCGGCGAGCTGCGAGAGCTGTCCGAGGAGCCGGAGCCGCTGCTTCTCCAACGGCATCTGGGGATACCCGGTCTTGGTGACGTTGTAGCCGTCGACGACGAGATGGGCCTGGGGCAGCGCGAGCAACTGGTCGAGAATGGCCGGATCGTTCTCCGACAGAGCGCGGGTGGCGATGTCCTTCGGGGTCATTCGTCCCGGTTCGACCGCGTCGACGGTCTCCGCCGGACGCACCGACACCGGCGGCAACGCCAGTTCCCGCCGCAGCCCTTGGGCCGCGTCGAGCACCGTGTCCAGCAGCAGCCTCAGCCGCACGTCCTCGACACTGCGGCCCTCGCGGGCCGCCCGCCGGCTGGCCTCCAGGGCCGCCTCCACCTCGCCGAGCCGTGCCTTCAGCCGCCGGGACTCGCTCTCCGCGGCGGACACCCGGGCCTGCCCCTCGGTGCGCACGGTCTCCAGCTCGCCGCGCACCTTGCGCAACGCGGCCTCGCCCCGCTTGACGTCACTGAGGGCCGAGCGCAGCTTGCGATGGAGCGACTCCGCTTCCTTCTTCGCCGCGTCCAGTTCGGCACGCAGCCCCTCGGTACCGGTCCGGGTCTGCTCACGGGCCCGGTCCAGCTCCTCGCGCAACCGCTCCAGCTCGGCCCGGCTCTCCTCGCCGGCGCGCTCGGCGTCCGCCCGCTGGGCCTCCTCGCCGGCCGCGGTGACCAGCTTCACCCAGCCGACGGGCCGCAGCACATAGGCCGCGGCCGCCACTTCGTGCGGGTCCGCGGCCGGGGTCGACGAGCCGGAGTCGAGGGCGCCGGCGAGTTCCGGCTGGGCCTCTCTGAACTTCTCGGCGATGCGCTGCCGGAAGAGCGGATCGGTCTCCAGCGCGGCCGCCATCGCGTTGCCCGCGAACTTCGCCCGCCGGTTCGGCGCGAAGCGGGCGTACTGCCGCAACTGGACGGGCAGTTCACCGACGGTCAGCCCGCCGAAGCCGTCGGAGACGATCTGCACGACCCTGCGCCGCACACCGTCCGGCAGCGGACGGTCGAGCATCTCGGCGGCGCCGTCGCCCGGCCCCCCGCCTGCGCTCTCCACCATCCGTCACACCCCAATACTGTGCGGGCCTCCCCCGCTCTCGACTTCGCTCGAGCGGGGGACCCCGTCGTCAGGAACCGGCGCCCGGCCGATCCACGAGTTCTACCTGGTCCACCGCGTTGCACCAGCGGCACCGCACCGACTCGATGGTCTCACTGACCACGTCGCGCTCCTCGACCTTCGGCTCACCGGCGAGGTCGAGGTGCACGTACTCGACGACCTTCGACGAGCGCGTCACGTCGAACCGCGTGAGATTGCCGCAGAGCGTGCAGCGCCACCGCGTCGCGGCGGTCGGCAGGGGAACCGTCATCGTGGCTTTCCACTTCCTTCTGGTGTCGTGCTCGCGGTCGCCGGGGTCGGGCCGGAGGCTCCCCCGCGTGTATGGCTCGTAACCCTACGGCCTGGCGGGTACTCGCCGCCCACCCGTCCGCGGCGGCGAGGCGGTCCGGACGAGCGCGTCCGGTTACGTCATGCTTTGTACCCATGATCGGCAACTGGAACGGGACGGTCGGCAGGGCGGTCCGCAACCGCCCGGCGCCGGTCCTCTGCACACTGATCGCCCTGTGCTGCCTGGTCTTCCTGATCGGGCCCGCCTCGGGCTTCAATCCCGTGTACGGCTCCGGCGACGAGCTGCTGGCCGCGCAGCGGGCCTACTTCCGGCGCTGGGGGGTGGTGCCCGCCGAGCTCTTCGAAGGCGCGCCACGGGCCGCCCTCACCCCGGCCACGGCCCTCTTCGTCCACGGCAGCTGGGTACACCTGCTGGGCAACATGCTCTTCCTCTACGTCTTCGGAACGATGACCGAGGACCGGATGGGCCGCGTCGAGTTCACGCTCTTCTACCTCGGCTGCGGCTACCTGGCCCTGCTGGGCTACGCCGCCGCCAACACCGGGTCGGCACAGTCCCTGGTCGGCGCCTCCGGGGCGATCTCCGCGGTCCTCGGGGCGTTTCTGTACCTGTTCCCCCGGGCCCGGGTGACCAGTCTTCTGCCGTTCCTGTTCTTCCTGCC
Protein-coding regions in this window:
- a CDS encoding AMP-dependent synthetase/ligase; translation: MREFSLPALYEVPADGNLTDIVRRNAAQHPDVAVIARKVGGAWQDVTATAFLAEVHAAAKGLIASGIQPGDRVGLMSRTRYEWTLLDFAIWCAGAVTVPVYETSSPEQVQWILSDSGATAVVVELDGHTAAVESVRESLPALKHVWQIEAGGVEELGRLGRDVSDEVVEERSSQARADDPATIVYTSGTTGRPKGCVLTHRSFFAECGNVVERLRPLFRTGECSVLLFLPLAHVFGRLVQIAPMMAPIKLGTVPDIKNLTDELAAFRPTLILGVPRVFEKVYNSARAKAQADGKGAIFDKAADTAIAYSRALELPAGPPLGLRIKHKVFDRLVYSKLRAVLGGKGEYAISGGAPLGERLGHFFRGIGFTVLEGYGLTESCAATAFNPWDRQKIGTVGQPLPGSVVRIADDGEVLLHGEHLFKEYWNNPGATAEALADGWFHTGDIGTLDEDGYLRITGRKKEIIVTAGGKNVAPAVIEDRIRAHALVAECMVVGDGRPFVGALVTIDEEFLGRWASDHGKPAGSTAASLRGDADLQAAIQSAIDDGNAAVSKAESVRKFRILSSQFTEDSGHLTPSLKLKRNVVAKDYAGEIEAIYAK
- a CDS encoding GMC oxidoreductase, which translates into the protein MAALQTAAALGFTRVGLQSARAAEPAAVESAPAVVVGSGYGAAVAALRLGQAGIRTVVLEMGRLWNTAGPDGKIFCSTADPDQRSMWFRTRTEAPLASFLWLDVVNKDVGLYPGVLDRVHFDHMSVFVGRGVGGGSLVNGSMAVTPLPSWFAEQFPTVDATEMYATYFPRARAMLGVNTVDPAWFESTEWYRFSRVSRRHAANAGLRTTFVPSVYDFAYMQREAAGTATKSALGQEVIYGNNHGKKSLDKTYLASALGTGNVTIHTMEKVRGISRASDGTYLLTADRIDGTGKVVETRQYGCTYLFLGGGSLGTSELLVRARDTGTLPALDGSVGAGWGNNGNVMLGRANHLWDTVGANQSTMPVMGIDDWANTANPVFAEIAPLPMGLEHWVSLYLAITKNPQRAAFTYDAASGGVKLGWSAAQSAVSSGMAKKLFDRINAANSTLYRYDLFGSSNKVFADDFTYHPLGGCVLGKATDDYGRVKGYSKLYVTDGSLVPGNIGVNPFVTITALAERTMARVLVEDTAP
- a CDS encoding glycosyltransferase family 4 protein translates to MHKTLIVTNDFPPRPGGIQAFLHNMALRLDPDRLVVYASTWKRSREGAEATAAFDAEQPFTVVRDSTTMLLPTPGATRRAVGLLREHGCASVWFGAAAPLGLMAPALRKAGAERLVATTHGHEAGWAQLPAARQLLGRIGEGTDTITYLGEYTRSRIATALSAGAAGRMVQLPPGVDEKTFHPGSGGGEVRARLGLTDRPVVVCVSRLVPRKGQDTLILAMPRILAAEPEAVLLIVGGGPYEKDLRRLAHERGVADAVRFTGSVPWSELPAHYGAGDVFAMPCRTRRGGLDVEGLGIVYLEASATGLPVVAGDSGGAPDAVLDGETGWVVRGGSPADTAERIVALLGDAELRRRMGERGRAWVEEKWRWDLLAEKLKTLL
- a CDS encoding glycosyltransferase family 87 protein — protein: METTAAGRPPTCLLTTWGVTRLALLLFVFRVFLFPGPDVTSDVFVTYRGWYDVLSTGTFPAADVTWQYPPAAALAILSPGLLPFLDYASAFFVLAFLADLAVLMLLLNTGLRPGRSLRGAWMWVAGVPLLGPTVYSRYDVMVTAVAVAALVAGVRRPRVMGALTGLAVLLKVWPALLLAGAVRKRAWGAAAVTVGALAALFALAMPGAFAFLTFQRDRGTEVESLGALALHVARQFGWQGRVLLHYGSLEFLGPYVGVVSDVALGLTAVAFGWLLLWRLTAKRFAPQTLAEAAFTAVLLFTVTSRVISPQYLVWLIGLAAVCLCFRAGRMGLPAVLVLAASFVTVLEFPVFFADVVASSPLGLALLFLRNGLLVAAALTAAVRLWRSTAPRAATGASAAGRAARGSEPAVSP
- a CDS encoding C40 family peptidase, with protein sequence MGSHRRLAQSGFDRGACSALSVLSVAAAAIGAVSAVPATAAPHDDTRAEVDRLYEEAEKATEAYNTADERADTLRGQVGTAQDHIARQQERINGLREQLGSLAGAQYRSGGLDPSLALLFSDDPEDYLAKASVLDRITAHQAGELRELQGAMRELAQERAEAAGKLAELEKSREAVVRHKRTVEQKLAEARQLLNALPGAERAAFDRASRSGRDAMPGLPGDVPASGRAGAAVAAVRSALGKPYVWGANGPTGFDCSGLVQWSYAQAGISLPRTSQAQAHAGRRVPLSQARPGDIVTYRSDASHVGMYVGNGQVIHAPYPGAPVRYDPVGMMPVSSVTRP
- a CDS encoding C40 family peptidase — its product is MASHRRPKQPSRARVTVLTTAAAAAVVLSSQAANAAPAEKLTKDEVKTKVDKLYEEAEQATEKYNGAQEKQEKLQKEISTIQDNVARGQAELNELRDSMGLAAAAQYRTGSIDSSVQLLLSSDPDDFLDKASTADQLSAQQVEALKKIQEKQRELAQERSEASTKLKDLASTRTELGKKKKEVQGKLAEARKLLNTLTAKEQASLAAADARASRDAGDRVDLGDAPAGSGRAMAAFQAAQSQLGKPYVYGATGTASYDCSGLTSWAYAQAGVAIPRTSQAQANAGTRIYSQSALKVGDLVIFYGDQHHVGFYAGNGQVLHAPRSGTVVRYESINNMPFQFGVRI
- a CDS encoding NYN domain-containing protein, with the translated sequence MVESAGGGPGDGAAEMLDRPLPDGVRRRVVQIVSDGFGGLTVGELPVQLRQYARFAPNRRAKFAGNAMAAALETDPLFRQRIAEKFREAQPELAGALDSGSSTPAADPHEVAAAAYVLRPVGWVKLVTAAGEEAQRADAERAGEESRAELERLREELDRAREQTRTGTEGLRAELDAAKKEAESLHRKLRSALSDVKRGEAALRKVRGELETVRTEGQARVSAAESESRRLKARLGEVEAALEASRRAAREGRSVEDVRLRLLLDTVLDAAQGLRRELALPPVSVRPAETVDAVEPGRMTPKDIATRALSENDPAILDQLLALPQAHLVVDGYNVTKTGYPQMPLEKQRLRLLGQLSQLAAQTGAEVTCVFDGAELVAPVLLAPPRGVRVLFSKPGVTADELIRQLVRAEPPGRPVIVASTDREVADGIAKAGARPVASAVLLKRLS
- a CDS encoding rhomboid family intramembrane serine protease, yielding MIGNWNGTVGRAVRNRPAPVLCTLIALCCLVFLIGPASGFNPVYGSGDELLAAQRAYFRRWGVVPAELFEGAPRAALTPATALFVHGSWVHLLGNMLFLYVFGTMTEDRMGRVEFTLFYLGCGYLALLGYAAANTGSAQSLVGASGAISAVLGAFLYLFPRARVTSLLPFLFFLPLRFPAWVVLPFWAALQWVAAGRAAQGPGVAYLAHLVGFGLGLLYAWARFGTKKGHRGGPGGAAAGDGRATRVKSAPAPAPEGENQP